A single window of Nicotiana sylvestris chromosome 3, ASM39365v2, whole genome shotgun sequence DNA harbors:
- the LOC138887628 gene encoding uncharacterized protein — MKLFMRSLTGDALSWYISQNPNKWANWVSIASDFMDRFRFNTENTPDVFYIQNLKKKPTETFHEYATRWRSEAAKVRLALDKEQMNKFFVWAQDPQYYERLMVIENHKFSDIIKLGERIEEGIKSGMVTNFEELKATNKALQSGGISNKKEVGAVIQANEAAPNVRNNPFPDHRGEGINVIETDEEWDPEGSIGLIKLGDDPKKHAVMLNPIMVQIQPLVEVEVTALVSFEVEVTPRTTKPIPFEVDVATPFTVIVATTLPFKSNAIPWDYVAEARRKEKAKMEESGATQGMTRTGRIYTTENLGGSSKEAATKQPAIETGQDDLWRKVQAREYSVVDHLNMTPAQISILSLLQNSEVHKSALMKVLNEAYVPNNITSGEMANMV, encoded by the exons atgaagctctttatgagaagtcttactgGAGACGCcctgtcctggtacataagccagaatCCTAATAAATGGGCCAATTGGGTGAGCATTGCATCAGAttttatggaccggttcaggttcaatacggagaatacaccggatgtcttctatatccagaacctaaagaagaagccaactgagactttccacgagtatgctactcggtggaggtcagaagcagcaAAGGTCAGACTAGCATTAGacaaggaacagatgaacaagttctttgtctggGCACaagacccacagtattatgaaaggctaatggttattgagaatcataagttctccgatatcattaaactcggagaaaggattgaagagggcattaaaagcgggatggtgacaaattttgaggaGCTGAAagccacgaacaaagcattgcaatcaggtggcatatcaaacaagaaagaagtaggggca gtcatacaggcgaatGAAGCTGCACCCAACGTCCGCAACAATCCTTTTCCAGATCATAGGGGCGAAGGGatcaatgtgatagaaactgatgaggagtgggatcccgagggatcaattggaCTTATCAAATTGGGCGATGATCCTAAGAAGCATGCAGTCATGCTCAATCCTATTATGGTCCAAATACAGCCGCTagttgaggttgaggtaaccgCATTGGTttcatttgaggtagaagtaacaCCACGTACAACCAAACCTATCCCATTTGAGGTAGacgtggccacacctttcacagtgattGTAGCAACTACACTTCCTTTCAAGTCCAACgctataccttgggattacgttgccgaagctaggcgaaaggaaaaagcaaagatggaagaatctggtgCCACACAAGGGATGACCAGaactggaaggatctatacaaccgaaaatttgggaggatcaagcaaggagGCTGCTACCAAACAACCTGCCATTGAAACTGGACAggacgatctttggaggaaagtacaggcgaggGAATACTCTGTCGTCGATCATTTAAACATGACCCCCgcccagatatccatcctgtcactattgcaaaattcagaggtgcATAAGAGTGCTCTaatgaaggtgttgaatgaagcttatgtgcccaacaatatcaccagtggagagatggccaacatggtatag